In Brienomyrus brachyistius isolate T26 chromosome 25, BBRACH_0.4, whole genome shotgun sequence, a single window of DNA contains:
- the LOC125720528 gene encoding trypsin inhibitor ClTI-1-like: MANKWFLLFFFAICTADAFNWKPPCEKFTDLNNCPTREMPVCGADGKTYNNICDLCSYMARTQQKISVTKRGEC; the protein is encoded by the exons ATGGCCAACAAATGGTTCCTGCTGTTCTTCTTTGCCATCTGCACTGCAG ATGCATTTAACTGGAAG CCTCCTTGTGAAAAGTTCACAGACCTCAACAATTGTCCTACACGTGAGATGCCGGTCTGTGGCGCTGATGGGAAAACCTATAACAACATATGTGATCTCTGTAGCTACATGGC GCGAACCCAACAAAAAATCTCCGTTACAAAAAGAGGGGAGTGCTGA
- the LOC125720527 gene encoding probable pancreatic secretory proteinase inhibitor has protein sequence MANKWFLLFFFAICTAESIGKTSRPREPACGKMDPIGACPMNFLPVCGTDGNTYPNECALCVQRLITKENILIVKDNSC, from the exons ATGGCCAACAAATGGTTCCTGCTGTTCTTCTTTGCCATCTGCACTGCAG AGTCAATTGGGAAAACCAGCAGACCCAGGGAG CCTGCTTGTGGGAAAATGGACCCAATCGGCGCTTGTCCCATGAACTTTCTCCCTGTGTGTGGCACTGATGGGAACACCTACCCCAACGAGTGTGCCCTCTGTGTCCAGAGGCT GATAACCAAAGAAAACATCTTGATTGTGAAAGACAACAGCTGTTGA
- the LOC125720520 gene encoding phospholipid-transporting ATPase ABCA1-like has translation MPISTQLGLLLWKNFTCRRRHTLQLLIEIVWPLFIFSVLISVRLSYPPYEQHECHFPNKAMPSAGTLPWIQGIFCNANNPCFRYPTPGESPGVVGNFNNSIISRLFIDLKRILLYSQSDRSMEGLRALAQALRTVQSHALGVKLQDFLRDNELSSAFLENNASFPPHAVKEIVEADISLERVLMRGFGLRLSDLCNGTSLEEFANASDSNVLLLARGLICKSSDQWPSRPDTHFLSSLDFLKPIQGDVKSDTQVIQELSEATESFLKSLGSLVVQLAGMRSWRDLRHEVLYLMHNASGSPMLVYQAISRIVCGHPEGGGLKIKSLNWYEDHNYKALFGSQNGSESEPVFVYDNSTSPFCNKLMMNLESSPMSRMIWRALKPLLVGKVLYTPDTAATQRVIKEMNKTFQEFGVLRDLGDVWEELKPKIWNFMENSEEMDIVRTLLKNNASAHFLNTQLTGTEWRAKDVSTFLSKLSEDTRPTGTVFTWRDVFNETDRALQTISHFMDCVNLDKLEPVDNEEILVNKSMRLLDDRKFWAGIVFPDVESNSSELPPNVNYKIRMDIDNVERTNKIKDGYWDPGPRADPFEDLRYIWGGFSYLQDVVEQGIIRAVTGTKERVGIYIQQMPYPCYVDDVFLRVTSRCMPLFMTLAWMYSVAVIIKGVVYEKEARLKETMRIMGLNSSILWVSWFISSLIPLLLSAAILVLALKMGNLLPYSDPGVLLVFLGSFAVVTIMQCFLLSTIFSRANLAAACGGIIYFTLYLPYVLCVAWQDYVGFGGKVLASLLSPVAFGFGCEYLALFEEQGLGVQWSNLLSSPLEGDNYNLITSIILMYFDSFLYGLMTWYIEAVFPGQYGIPRPWYFPCTMSYWFGESGKTWTPNKKVNSEAICMEEEPTHLGLGVYIKNLVKVYRHGNKVAVDGLTLSFYEGQITSFLGHNGAGKTTTMSILTGLIPPTSGTAYIMGKDIRSDFSTIRQNLGVCPQHNVLFSMLTVEEHIWFFARLKGLPEDKVKAEIEQIIANVGLPHKRQARVSQLSGGMQRKLSVALAFVGGSKVVILDEPTAGVDPCARRGIWDLLLKYRHGRTIILSTHHMDEADILGDRIAIIACGKLCCVGSSLYLKTHLGTGYYLTLVKKDLDLCTSSCSNGTVPYIKKENSDSGRCSDAGIDEKCESASINVSLISDVIFKHVPAARLVEDLAHEITYVLPYKSAKDGSFGELFHEIDNCMSDLGFSSYGISDTTLEEIFLRVAKENGADMEIISDGTIPTHRRRAFGDRPSCLRLFTSDSTVNSEESETYPESDCLSGIEGKGSHQVKGWSLKKQQFVALLWKRFLYARRSRKGFFAQIVLPAVFVCIALIFSLIVPPFGKYPSLALHPWMYDEQFTFISNDAPEDSVTQKLLDALTDRPGFGTRCMDGDPALDAPCPTVEDDWIIPSVPDNVLDLFLRGNWSMDNPSPACECSYGGRKKMLPECPAGAGGLPPPQMKLTTSDILQNLTGRNISDYLVKTYSQIIGKSLKNKIWVNEFRYGGFSLGAKGSHGLPGSKVKEAISKIRSRLHLEQGTATDRFLGSLSSFIEGLDTKNNVKIWFNNKGWHSIGAFINVMNNGILRANLPKGEDPRKLGITAFNHPLNLTKEQLSQVALMTTSVDVLVSICVIFAMSFVPASFVVFLIQERVSKAKHMQFISGVPPVLYWLANFVWDMCNYIVPATLVIVIFICFQQKSYVSSTNLPVLTLLLLLYGWSITPLMYPASFFFKIPSTAYVVLTSVNILIGINSSVSTFILELFGNKEIGNIIDVLKNVLLVFPHFCLGRGLIDMVKNQAMADALERFGEIHFYSPLAWDMVGKNLFAMAVEGVIFFCITVLMQYSFCFKARSFHTKLNPVAEEDEDVARERQRILNGGGQADILELRQLTKVYKRNQKPAVDRLCVGVPPGECFGLLGVNGAGKTSTFKMLTGDAVITCGEAYLDGKSVLTEIDEVHQNMGYCPQFDAINDLLTGREHLEFYAVLRGVPAKEVCKVAEWGVCKLGLQKCIDKMAGSYSGGNMRKLSTAIALIGGPRVVFLDEPTTGMDPKARRALWNCILSILKQGRSVVLTSHSMEECEALCTRIAIMVNGRFRCLGSVQHLKNRFGDGYTIVLRVSGPEPDLQPVMEFVEKELPGSVLKETHRSMLQYQLPSSLASLARIFDVLCRNKQRLQIEDYSVSQTTLDQVFVNFAKDQSDENHGNR, from the exons ATGCCCATCTCTACCCAGCTGGGCCTGCTGCTGTGGAAGAACTTTACCTGCAGAAGGCGGCACACG ctccagctcctgatCGAGATCGTTTGGCCGCTCTTCATTTTCTCCGTCCTGATATCTGTGAGGCTCAGCTACCCCCCATATGAGCAACATGAAT GCCACTTTCCAAACAAAGCCATGCCATCTGCGGGCACCCTGCCCTGGATCCAGGGGATCTTCTGCAACGCAAACAACCCCTGCTTCCGCTACCCTACTCCTGGAGAGTCACCTGGAGTTGTGGGCAACTTCAACAATTCTAT CATTTCACGCCTGTTCATCGACTTGAAAAGGATCCTGCTGTACAGCCAGAGCGACAGGAGCATGGAGGGTCTGAGGGCCCTGGCTCAGGCCTTGAGAACCGTGCAGAGCCACGCTCTAG GCGTCAAACTGCAGGACTTTCTCCGTGACAATGAGCTGTCGTCGGCGTTCCTGGAGAACAACGCGTCATTCCCACCGCACGCCGTTAAGGAGATCGTGGAGGCAGACATCAGTTTGGAAAGG GTGCTGATGAGGGGGTTCGGGTTGCGCCTCAGCGATCTGTGCAATGGCACCTCCCTGGAAGAGTTTGCGAACGCGTCGGACAGCAACGTGCTTCTGCTGGCCCGAGGCCTCATCTGCAAGTCCTCGGATCAGTGGCCCAGCAGGCCTGACACCCACTTCCTATCCAGTCTTGACTTTCTGAAGCCCATACAG GGAGATGTGAAGTCTGACACTCAAGTCATCCAGGAGCTGTCAGAGGCAACGGAAAGCTTTCTGAAGAGCTTGGGGTCGCTGGTGGTTCAG CTCGCCGGCATGAGGAGCTGGCGCGACCTCCGCCACGAGGTCCTGTACTTGATGCACAACGCCAGCGGCTCCCCCATGCTGGTGTACCAGGCCATCTCCCGCATCGTCTGTGGGCACCCCGAGGGGGGTGGCCTTAAAATCAAGTCCCTCAACTGGTACGAGGACCATAACTACAAGGCGCTTTTTGGCAGTCAGAACGGCAGTGAGAGCGAGCCAGTTTTCGTCTACGATAACTCCACCA GCCCCTTCTGCAACAAGCTGATGATGAACCTGGAGTCCAGCCCCATGTCACGCATGATCTGGAGGGCACTGAAGCCCCTGCTGGTGGGGAAGGTCCTCTACACTCCGGACACTGCCGCCACACAGAGGGTCATTAAGGAG ATGAACAAGACGTTTCAGGAGTTTGGCGTCCTGCGGGATTTGGGCGATGTCTGGGAGGAACTGAAGCCCAAGATCTGGAACTTCATGGAGAACAGTGAGGAGATGGATATAGTCCGG ACCTTACTGAAGAACAACGCCAGTGCCCACTTCCTGAACACTCAGCTCACTGGGACAGAGTGGAGAGCGAAGGACGTGTCCACTTtcctgtccaagctctcagagGACACACGGCCCACGGGGACAGTCTTCACATGGAGAGACGTCTTTAATGAGACTGACCGCGCCCTGCAGACCATCTCCCACTTTATGGAT TGTGTCAATTTAGATAAGCTGGAGCCGGTGGATAATGAAGAGATCCTGGTGAACAAATCCATGCGGCTACTGGACGACAGGAAATTTTGGGCTGGAATCGTCTTCCCGGACGTAGAGTCCAACAGTTCCGAACTCCCGCCCAATGTGAATTACAAGATTCGCATGGATATCGACAATGTTGAACGGACCAATAAGATCAAAGACGG TTATTGGGATCCTGGTCCACGGGCCGACCCCTTTGAAGACTTACGCTATATCTGGGGCGGCTTCTCCTACCTCCAGGATGTCGTTGAACAGGGCATCATCCGAGCAGTCACCGGCACTAAGGAGAGGGTTGGCATATACATCCAACAGATGCCGTACCCCTGTTACGTGGATGATGT CTTCTTGCGCGTGACGAGCCGCTGCATGCCTCTCTTCATGACTCTGGCGTGGATGTATTCCGTGGCCGTCATCATCAAGGGCGTGGTGTACGAGAAGGAGGCTCGGCTGAAGGAGACCATGAGGATAATGGGGTTGAACAGCAGCATCCTGTGGGTCAGCTGGTTCATCAGCAGTCTGATCCCTCTGCTCCTCAGCGCCGCCATCTTGGTTCTCGCTCTAAAG ATGGGGAACCTACTGCCTTACAGTGACCCAGGGGTTTTGCTGGTTTTTCTTGGCTCTTTCGCTGTGGTGACCATAATGCAGTGCTTCCTGCTGAGCACCATCTTTTCCCGGGCCAACCTGGCAGCAGCCTGCGGAGGAATTATCTACTTCACTCTCTACCTGCCCTATGTGCTCTGTGTGGCTTGGCAGGACTATGTGGGTTTTGGCGGCAAAGTCCTGGCT AGTCTGTTGTCTCCAGTGGCTTTCGGATTCGGCTGTGAGTACCTGGCTCTTTTCGAGGAGCAGGGACTGGGCGTTCAGTGGAGCAATTTACTGTCTAGCCCCCTGGAGGGGGACAACTATAACCTCATCACCTCCATCATTCTTATGTACTTCGACTCTTTCCTGTATGGGCTCATGACCTGGTACATTGAGGCGGTTTTCCCAG GCCAGTATGGGATCCCGAGGCCCTGGTACTTTCCGTGCACCATGAGTTACTGGTTTGGAGAAAGTGGAAAAACATGGACTCCGAATAAAAAAGTGAATTCAGAAG CTATATGCATGGAAGAAGAGCCAACCCACCTGGGACTGGGAGTTTACATCAAGAACCTGGTAAAGGTGTATCGCCATGGAAACAAGGTGGCCGTGGATGGGTTGACATTAAGCTTCTACGAGGGTCAGATCACCTCTTTTCTGGGCCACAATGGTGCAGGCAAAACCACAACCAT GTCCATCCTGACGGGGCTGATTCCCCCCACATCGGGCACCGCATACATCATGGGCAAGGATATCCGCTCAGATTTCAGCACCATCCGACAAAACCTAGGAGTCTGCCCACAACACAATGTCCTCTTCAGCAT GCTCACTGTGGAGGAGCATATCTGGTTTTTCGCCCGTCTGAAAGGTCTCCCTGAAGACAAAGTGAAGGCTGAGATAGAGCAGATCATCGCCAACGTTGGTTTGCCACACAAACGCCAGGCTAGAGTCAGCCAGTTGTCTG GTGGAATGCAGCGGAAGTTGTCAGTGGCGTTAGCATTCGTTGGAGGTTCAAAAGTCGTCATCCTCGACGAACCGACTGCCGGTGTGGACCCCTGTGCCCGTCGAGGCATTTGGGACCTCCTCTTGAAATATCGTCACG GCCGCACCATCATCCTCTCTACTCACCATATGGACGAAGCTGACATCCTGGGAGACCGCATCGCAATCATCGCCTGCGGGAAGCTCTGCTGTGTGGGCTCCTCTCTTTACCTGAAGACTCATCTAGGTACAGGTTACTATCTGACCCTAGTCAAGAAGGACCTGGATCTGTGCACCAGCTCCTGCTCCAACGGCACGGTCCCCTACATCAAAAAG GAGAACAGTGATTCGGGAAGGTGCTCAGATGCTGGGATTGATGAGAAGTGTGAATCTGCAAGCATTA ATGTATCGCTCATCTCTGATGTGATCTTCAAGCATGTGCCTGCTGCACGCTTGGTAGAAGATCTAGCCCATGAGATCACTTATGTGCTTCCCTACAAGTCAGCCAAAGACGGTTCTTTTGGGGAGCTCTTCCATGAGATCGACAACTGCATGTCTGACCTGGGATTCTCCAGTTATGGTATCTCCGACACCACTCTAGAAGAG aTCTTTCTCAGGGTTGCTAAGGAGAATGGAGCCGACATGGAGATAATTTCAG ATGGCACCATTCCGACCCATAGGAGGCGTGCGTTTGGAGATCGCCCGAGCTGTCTCAGACTGTTCACCAGCGACTCCACCGTCAACTCTGAGGAGTCTGAAACATACCCAG AGTCAGACTGCTTAAGTGGAATAGAGGGCAAAGGGTCACACCAGGTCAAGGGCTGGAGTCTGAAGAAGCAGCAGTTTGTTGCCCTGCTGTGGAAAAGGTTCCTATACGCTCGCCGCTCCAGGAAAGGCTTTTTCGCTCAG ATCGTGCTGCCTGCGGTTTTTGTGTGCATCGCCCTGATCTTCAGCCTCATCGTCCCTCCTTTTGGAAAGTATCCCAGCCTGGCTCTACATCCCTGGATGTATGACGAGCAGTTCACCTTCATCAG CAATGATGCCCCTGAAGATTCCGTAACTCAGAAATTATTAGATGCCTTGACTGACCGTCCTGGCTTTGGAACGCGGTGTATGGATGGTGACCCTGCTCT AGATGCTCCCTGCCCGACGGTGGAGGATGACTGGATCATTCCCAGTGTGCCGGACAATGTGCTGGACCTCTTCTtaaggggaaactggagtatggATAACCCATCCCCCGCGTGCGAGTGCAGCTACGGCGGACGCAAGAAGATGCTGCCGGAGTGTCCTGCCGGAGCTGGAGGCCTGCCACCCCCCCAG ATGAAACTCACCACATCAGACATCCTGCAGAATCTGACAGGCAGAAACATCTCAGATTACCTGGTGAAAACATATTCTCAAATCATCGGAAAAAG cCTGAAAAACAAGATCTGGGTCAATGAATTCAG ATATGGCGGCTTTTCTTTGGGTGCCAAAGGCTCTCATGGGCTTCCGGGCAGTAAAGTCAAAGAGGCTATCTCAAAGATCAGGAGCCGCCTTCACCTGGAGCAG GGCACTGCGACCGACCGCTTCCTCGGGAGCTTATCCAGCTTCATCGAGGGACTGGATACAAAAAATAATGTCAAG atctggTTCAACAATAAAGGCTGGCACAGCATCGGAGCTTTCATTAACGTGATGAACAACGGCATCCTGCGCGCCAACTTGCCCAAAGGCGAAGACCCAAGAAAGCTGGGCATCACGGCCTTCAACCACCCACTCAACCTCACCAAGGAGCAGCTCTCCCAGGTGGCCCT GATGACGACGTCAGTGGACGTGCTGGTGTCCATCTGCGTGATCTTTGCCATGTCTTTCGTGCCGGCCAGCTTTGTGGTTTTCCTAATCCAGGAGCGTGTCAGCAAAGCTAAGCACATGCAGTTCATCAGTGGTGTGCCACCCGTCCTTTACTGGCTTGCTAACTTTGTTTGGGATATG TGTAACTACATAGTTCCTGCAACCCTTGTCATCGTTATCTTTATCTGCTTCCAACAAAAGTCCTATGTCTCCTCAACTAATCTGCCAGTGCTGACACTTCTGCTGCTGCTCTATGG GTGGTCCATCACGCCGCTGATGTATCCAGCATCGTTCTTCTTCAAGATCCCCAGTACAGCATATGTGGTCCTCACCAGCGTCAACATCCTAATTGGAATCAACAGTAGTGTCTCTACCTTTATCCTAGAACTCTTTGGCAACAAA GAAATTGGGAATATTATTGACGTCCTCAAGAACGTTCTACTAGTTTTCCCGCACTTTTGCCTGGGCCGAGGTCTAATTGACATGGTGAAGAATCAAGCCATGGCCGATGCTCTTGAGAGGTTTG GTGAAATCCATTTCTATTCCCCACTGGCCTGGGACATGGTGGGTAAGAACCTCTTCGCCATGGCTGTGGAGGGCGTAATCTTCTTCTGTATCACTGTACTCATGCAGTACAGTTTCTGCTTTAAGGCCCG ATCATTCCACACCAAGCTAAATCCTGTTGCTGAAGAAGATGAGGATGTGGCAAGGGAAAGGCAGAGGATACTGAATGGAGGAGGACAGGCTGATATTCTGGAACTCAGACAGCTAACTAAG GTATACAAGAGGAATCAGAAGCCGGCCGTTGATCGCTTGTGCGTGGGTGTCCCACCTGGGGAG TGCTTTGGCCTGCTTGGTGTGAATGGAGCCGGGAAAACAAGTACCTTCAAAATGTTGACTGGAGACGCAGTAATTACATGTGGAGAAGCTTACTTGGATGGAAAGAG CGTGCTGACAGAGATTGATGAAGTGCATCAGAACATGGGATACTGCCCTCAGTTTGATGCGATCAACGATCTCCTGACTGGCCGTGAGCATCTAGAGTTCTACGCCGTCTTGCGTGGGGTGCCAGCGAAAGAAGTTTGCAAA GTCGCTGAGTGGGGAGTCTGCAAACTGGGCCTGCAGAAGTGCATAGACAAGATGGCTGGAAGTTACAGCGGAGGGAACATGAGGAAGCTGTCCACTGCCATTGCTCTGATTGGAGGACCACGTGTTGTGTTCTTG GACGAGCCCACCACCGGCATGGACCCCAAGGCTCGCCGAGCGCTCTGGAACTGCATCCTCAGCATCCTCAAACAGGGCCGCTCTGTGGTCCTCACCTCACACAG CATGGAAGAGTGTGAGGCTCTCTGCACCAGAATTGCCATCATGGTCAACGGCAGGTTCCGCTGTCTGGGAAGCGTTCAGCACCTGAAGAACAG ATTCGGGGATGGGTACACCATCGTCCTGCGGGTATCGGGACCTGAGCCGGACCTGCAGCCTGTGATGGAATTTGTCGAGAAGGAACTCCCGGGCAGCGTGCTGAAGGAGACCCACCGGAGCATGCTGCAGTACCAGCTGCCCTCCTCGCTCGCCTCGCTGGCACGCATCTTCGACGTTCTGTGCAGGAACAAGCAGCGTCTGCAGATAGAGGACTACTCAGTGTCGCAGACCACACTCGACCAA GTGTTCGTTAATTTCGCTAAAGACCAAAGTGATGAGAACCATGGCAACAGATAA